The nucleotide sequence AACAGTGATATTGGAGTAACAGATAGCAACTCCACTGGAACTTATTCGAACCCACCAAGCACCAACTGGACTATTGGGAACTATCCAGGTCTTAGTTCTAGGTTTTTCAATGGTCTTCTCGACGACGTTCGCATCTACTCCCGTGCGCTGTCGGCGAGCGAAATCAAACAACTCTACAACATGGGTAAATAAACGGTCATTACATGATAGAGTCTTTTGTTCAATTATTATATAATCACTCTGTATCATAAGCATTATCAAACTCCAATGAACCATATAAAACTCCATATAGTCATTTCACTATTTTTCTTTTTACTTCTCCTCCCTCTGACTACAAACGCTGATATGATTTCAGGCTTAGTTGGGTATTGGACATTCGATGAGGGGACAGGGACGATTGCAGAGGATGCGAGTGAGAGCAATAATACTGGAACGCTAGTGGATGGGCCGCTGTGGGTAACTGGTACGGATGCGAAAGTTGGAAGCGGAGCAGTGTCCTTCGACGGCATCAATGACTATGTAAAGATTGTTACTGCCCCAACTATAGCCGCCCCATACTCTATGTCTTTCTGGTTTTACCCAACAAGACTAGGATCACCTAATCAAGGTCTTCTTCTTTATGGTCCTAATGTTGCCAAAGCTATAACCTACACATCTAATAATTTAATTGAAATTGCCTCCTATTCCACTGGCACCTTCAGAACGTTTTGCAATAAAACTTTTACTTCTGCAGACTTGAACAAATGGCATCACTTAACGATTATAATTAACTCTACAACAGACGCTTCTCAATGGAAATGCTACTTGAATAACAGTGATATTGGAGTAACAAATAGCAACTCCACTGGAACTTATGGCAGCCCTGGAAACACTAACTGGA is from bacterium and encodes:
- a CDS encoding LamG-like jellyroll fold domain-containing protein, whose amino-acid sequence is NSDIGVTDSNSTGTYSNPPSTNWTIGNYPGLSSRFFNGLLDDVRIYSRALSASEIKQLYNMGK